The nucleotide sequence TGCCCAAAGGCTCGCAGATGAGCATCCTGGCGATGAAGATGGACGCAAACGACGACGGGGTGATGGACTGGTTCTCGCCGGACAGGAGCGGCCAGCCCGTCCCCGTCCCCGCGTTTCTCGACCCGGACGGCGATGGAATCGTGACGGAAAAGGACGCGGCGTATCTTGGATACTACTGGGGCGAAACGACGTTCGAGGAGCTGTGGATACCGCTCCCCGCGCCCGATTGGGATTGAACGCCGCGGCGTGAACGCCGCGCTCCAGGCGAAACGACGTTCGAGGAGCTGTGGATACCGCTCCCCGCGCCCGATTGGGATTGAAAGCCGCGGCCTGAAGGCCGCGCTTCCCGGATCGCGATTGGGGTTGAAGGCGCGAAGCACCGGGGGGTACGGATCAATGGCGGTTTGAAACAGGAAATCGGGCGCCGGCAAGCCGGCGCACTCCCGAAGCGCGGCGTGAATGACGCGTTTCCCGGCGCACTCCCGAAGCCGCGGCCCGAACGACGCGTTTCCCGGCGCACTCCCGAAGCCGCGGCCTGAACGCCGCGCTTCCCGGCGCAGTCCCGGATTATCCCGGGAGGGCGGGCATCGTGTTATAATCCGCGTACCGCCTCATTTCCGGCTTTCGCAAGGAGGAATCCCGTGGACGGTGTTGTAATCGCTGGAATCGTACTTGTCGTACTCGTTCTCATCGGCATCTTCTGGTGGATCGGGACGTACAACGGCCTCGTGCGCAAGCGCCAGGACGTCAAGGCGTCGTGGGCGCAGATAGACGTGCAGCTCAAGAAGCGCTACGACCTCGTCCCCAACCTGGTCGAGACCGTCAAGGGCTACGCCGCGCACGAGCGGGAAACTCTGGAAAACGTGACGAAGGCCCGCCAGCAGGCGATAGACGCGTCGAACGTGAAGGACCAGGTCGCTGCCGAAAACTTCCTTTCCTCCACGCTCAAGAGCCTTTTCGCGCTGAGCGAAGCTTATCCCGACCTAAAAGCCAACCAGAATTTCCTGATGCTCCAGGAGGAGCTGTCCGGAATCGAATCCAAAATCGCGTACGCCCGCCAGCATTACAACGACGTGGTTATGGTGTACGAAACGGGAAGGATGCAGTTCCCGGCAAGCATCGTCGCCGGCTCCGCGGGCTTCGGTCCGGAGGAGTACTTCGAAATCGAGCTGGCCGAGGAGCGCGAAGCGCCGAAGGTGAGCTTCGGCAAATAAGCAGGCGCCGCGCCTTCGCGGCGGAGGAATGACTTGCCCGATACGCCCGAAACCGGAGGGGTGCACGCGATGCGCCGCCTGGACTGGAACCAGTTCGGCGAGCTGTGCGAGCGGTTCGCGGACGAGATCGCGGCCGGATACCGCCCGGACGTGGTGGTCGGGATCGCGATGGGCGGGGTGATTGTCGGCGCGGTAATCGCGGCGCGTTTGAAGGTGGATTTTTTTCCCATAAAGCTGTCCAGACGCGTGATGGCCGAGGTCGTGCAGGAGGAGCCCGTATTCCACATCAAGCCCTACGCGTACTGCGAGGGAAAGCGCGTTTTGCTGGCGGACGACTTCGCGCACAGCGGGCAGACGCTCAGGATCGCGGGCCGCGCGATCGGGATGTTCAATCCGATCGACGTGAAGACCGCGGCGCTGTACCGCGACGAGGCTGGATACAAGCCGGACTTCTGCGCCGTGTCGTCGGACGCGCGCCTGCTCTTGCCGTGGGATTACTCCGGCGGCGCCGCGCCGGAGGGGGGTGAGTAGGCGTGCCGTCCGGAGCAGGACGGGGAGGACGCGGCATCGCGTACGCGGCCGGATGGACGGCGGCAACGCTTGTGCTTTCGGCGGCGCTCGTTTATTTCGGCCTAACCTCGAGGTCGGGTGTGCGCGAGGAGATTCCGCAGGCGGAGCTTAAGGCCGGCCTCGGCAAGCGCACGTTCGACCCCAACAACCCGCCCGCGTTCACCGTGGAGCGCGCGGAGCTTGTGTTGTCCGACAAGGACGGGAAGCCCAAGCTGCGGCTCGAAACCGACCGAATCGTAGGCGAAAACCAGGTGCTGTCGGTAAGGGAAGTGACCGCCCGGTTCGCGCTGGAAAAGGAAGACGAACTGGTGATCGAAGCGCGGGATTGCAAGTATTTCCTGGAAGGAAAGGAAGCGGTGATCGAAGGCGACGTGCGCGGCAGCGTCGCGGCGCGCGGGCAGGCGTTTTCGGCGCGCAAGCTTAGCTGGAGCGAGGAGAGCGCGGCGATCAAAGCGCACGACGTGGTGATGACAGACCCGCAGTTCACCACGCGCGGCGACTCGATGACTATTGATCTCGAATCGGGAAAGATCGACCTGACCGGGGGAGTGACCCTGGACATCTGATGCCGGAAGCGTTAGGCGCGGTATTCGGGACTGTCCCTGGTGTCGCTTTCGCTTTTGCGTTTTTTCTTTTGCTCGCGGCGAAACCCTTAAAACGGTGGGAACGCGGAAGCGCGCTGCCCGGATTCGGATTCGGCGCGCTGTCGTTCGCGGCGGGAATCGCCGCGGGGGCTGCGCTGGTTGTCGCGACGATCGCGATTGCGATTGCTGCGGGCGACGCGGGATTTTCCGCGCGGCCGGTAAACGACATTCCCGGCGGGCGGGGAATCGAAATGGAATGGGCGCGGTTCCTTTCGTTTTTGCTTTTCGCCGCCGTGCGCGAAGAGCTGATGATACGGGCTTACCTTTTGCTCGTTCCATTCTGGTGCGCGTGCGCGGCT is from bacterium and encodes:
- a CDS encoding LemA family protein, coding for MDGVVIAGIVLVVLVLIGIFWWIGTYNGLVRKRQDVKASWAQIDVQLKKRYDLVPNLVETVKGYAAHERETLENVTKARQQAIDASNVKDQVAAENFLSSTLKSLFALSEAYPDLKANQNFLMLQEELSGIESKIAYARQHYNDVVMVYETGRMQFPASIVAGSAGFGPEEYFEIELAEEREAPKVSFGK
- the lptC gene encoding LPS export ABC transporter periplasmic protein LptC is translated as MPSGAGRGGRGIAYAAGWTAATLVLSAALVYFGLTSRSGVREEIPQAELKAGLGKRTFDPNNPPAFTVERAELVLSDKDGKPKLRLETDRIVGENQVLSVREVTARFALEKEDELVIEARDCKYFLEGKEAVIEGDVRGSVAARGQAFSARKLSWSEESAAIKAHDVVMTDPQFTTRGDSMTIDLESGKIDLTGGVTLDI